In one Fodinicola acaciae genomic region, the following are encoded:
- a CDS encoding sensor histidine kinase, whose amino-acid sequence MTWRPSARTIDIAIVVAVAAVVTAGTFRPGAGPPRLNLVGWGLIGVACLALLFRRRYPVTVCVLTMVTCGIYYPITEPDGPIVLTFVVALHAVAAAGRLAAAIGLGVTSVLLLAYGELTLVLAGRPRQLDDLTFLLLTGWLVAAVALGAVVSQASRNRERELRERATDERLRIARELHDVLGHHISLINVQASAALHRLPDDPADSLRAIKDSSKVALRELRATLGVLRQVDESAPTAPAPGLARLEDLVRAAQTAGVAVRTDISGPATALPSEIDLAAYRIVQEALTNVTRHAAATTATVGIAYAADHVCVRVEDDGRGGGSAAEGNGLRGMRERVAALGGELTTGDRAGGGFQVCARLPR is encoded by the coding sequence ATGACCTGGCGACCGAGCGCGCGGACCATCGACATCGCGATCGTCGTCGCGGTCGCCGCGGTCGTCACCGCCGGCACGTTCCGGCCGGGGGCCGGGCCGCCGCGGCTCAACCTGGTCGGCTGGGGCCTGATCGGGGTTGCCTGCCTGGCGCTGCTGTTCCGCCGCCGCTATCCGGTCACCGTCTGCGTGCTCACGATGGTCACCTGCGGCATCTACTACCCGATCACCGAGCCGGACGGCCCGATCGTGCTGACGTTCGTGGTGGCGCTGCACGCGGTCGCCGCCGCCGGTCGGCTGGCCGCCGCGATCGGCCTCGGTGTCACGAGCGTGCTGCTGCTCGCTTACGGCGAACTGACGCTGGTCCTCGCCGGCCGGCCGCGCCAGCTCGACGACCTGACCTTCCTGCTGCTCACTGGCTGGCTGGTGGCCGCCGTGGCGCTCGGCGCCGTGGTGTCGCAGGCGAGCCGCAACCGCGAGCGTGAGCTGCGTGAGCGCGCCACCGACGAGCGGCTGCGGATCGCGCGCGAGCTGCACGACGTGCTCGGCCACCACATCTCGCTGATCAACGTGCAGGCCAGCGCCGCGCTGCACCGGCTGCCGGACGACCCGGCCGACTCGCTGCGGGCCATCAAGGACAGCAGTAAGGTGGCGCTGCGCGAGCTGCGCGCGACCCTCGGCGTGCTGCGCCAGGTGGACGAGAGCGCCCCGACCGCCCCGGCTCCCGGCCTCGCGCGGCTCGAGGACCTGGTGCGGGCCGCGCAGACGGCCGGCGTGGCCGTACGGACCGACATCAGCGGGCCGGCCACCGCGCTGCCGTCGGAGATCGACCTCGCCGCGTACCGGATCGTGCAGGAGGCGCTCACCAACGTCACACGCCACGCGGCCGCCACGACGGCGACCGTCGGCATCGCGTATGCGGCGGACCACGTGTGCGTACGCGTCGAGGACGACGGCCGGGGAGGTGGCTCGGCCGCCGAAGGCAACGGCCTGCGCGGCATGCGT
- a CDS encoding HAD family hydrolase, with amino-acid sequence MSIWHVFDMDGTLLAGSTASVQVARQLGRVGELTALEGRFASGDLDTRGFALALRELWQDLTPAVVAAAYESSPWLDRIEDVCADIRARGEHSAVITMSPDFFARLLASRGFDRVVASTFPALPFSMPIDPALILTPADKVRIVDELRRERPARTCVAYGDSISDAPLFRHLSATVAVNADHHLVDIAAAHYRGNDLFEAYEVGRALVAD; translated from the coding sequence GTGAGCATCTGGCACGTCTTCGACATGGACGGCACGCTGCTGGCCGGCAGCACCGCGAGTGTGCAGGTCGCGCGGCAGCTCGGCCGGGTCGGGGAACTGACGGCGCTGGAGGGCCGGTTCGCCAGCGGCGACCTGGACACGCGTGGTTTCGCGCTGGCGCTGCGCGAGCTCTGGCAGGACCTGACGCCCGCGGTGGTGGCCGCCGCGTACGAATCGAGTCCGTGGCTCGACCGGATCGAGGACGTCTGCGCCGACATCCGAGCGCGCGGCGAGCACTCCGCGGTGATCACCATGTCGCCGGACTTTTTCGCGCGCCTGCTGGCATCCCGCGGCTTCGACCGGGTCGTCGCGTCGACGTTTCCGGCCCTGCCATTCAGCATGCCGATCGATCCGGCGCTGATCCTCACCCCGGCCGACAAGGTGCGCATCGTCGACGAGCTGCGCCGCGAACGACCGGCGCGAACGTGCGTCGCGTACGGCGACTCGATCTCTGACGCGCCGCTGTTTCGCCACCTGTCCGCGACGGTCGCCGTCAACGCCGACCACCACCTCGTCGACATCGCCGCCGCACACTATCGCGGCAACGACCTCTTCGAGGCGTACGAGGTCGGCCGCGCGTTAGTCGCGGACTAG
- a CDS encoding MBL fold metallo-hydrolase — translation METVALLPNLCMVRFPRAQVYLWHEAASLTLIDTGMAGSARSIADAIRRIGRQPEEVTRVVVTHAHPDHVGSVAEIAEWNGAEVCAHRLDAPVVRGDLPMPPPVLTDHDRPLYGSLVASAGIGPSAPAAVDRELEDGDVLDFGGGAQVIWGPGHTAGSIGIYLPKHGVLFTGDTAANVDANVMLGVFNQDRPKAIESFHRLAELDVDTACFGHGDAIVGGAAARMQAAVGLVRD, via the coding sequence GTGGAAACGGTGGCCCTGCTCCCCAACCTGTGCATGGTGCGATTCCCGCGCGCGCAGGTCTACCTGTGGCACGAGGCCGCGTCGCTGACATTGATCGACACCGGCATGGCCGGCTCGGCGCGGTCGATCGCGGACGCCATTCGCCGGATCGGCCGGCAGCCGGAGGAGGTCACCCGCGTCGTCGTGACGCACGCGCATCCCGACCACGTCGGCTCGGTCGCCGAGATCGCCGAGTGGAACGGCGCGGAGGTCTGCGCGCACCGGCTGGACGCGCCGGTCGTACGCGGTGACCTGCCGATGCCGCCGCCAGTGCTGACCGACCACGACCGGCCGCTGTACGGGTCGCTCGTGGCCTCGGCCGGCATCGGTCCGAGCGCGCCGGCGGCCGTCGACCGCGAGCTCGAGGACGGCGACGTCCTCGACTTCGGCGGCGGCGCGCAGGTCATCTGGGGCCCCGGTCACACAGCCGGCAGCATCGGCATCTACCTGCCAAAACACGGCGTACTCTTCACCGGCGACACGGCCGCGAACGTGGACGCCAACGTCATGCTCGGCGTCTTCAACCAGGACCGGCCGAAGGCGATCGAGTCGTTCCACCGGCTCGCCGAGCTCGACGTGGACACCGCGTGCTTCGGCCACGGCGACGCGATCGTCGGCGGCGCGGCGGCACGTATGCAGGCCGCTGTCGGCCTAGTCCGCGACTAA
- a CDS encoding NAD(P)-dependent oxidoreductase yields the protein MTDVTVLGLGLMGQALAKALVTGGLGVTVWNRTPGRAADLNDVNESATAASAAAASDLVVVCVLDYAVVTEILDKVDVSGRTIVNLTNGTPRQARETAARVEKAGGVYVDGGIMAIPPMIGQPAATVLYSGDADAYDRHATTLSLLGRSRFLGTDPGEAALVDLALLSAMYGMFGGVWHAFALTAKANLPRQEFAGMLVEWLTATHAMVSRPPDAEVVASAEMQLAVYPNLFDASRDEGVRLDFVRPMYEMMKEEVATGRPIAELLRNADEQT from the coding sequence ATGACCGATGTGACAGTCCTCGGCCTCGGCCTGATGGGCCAGGCCCTGGCGAAAGCCCTTGTGACCGGCGGCCTCGGCGTGACGGTGTGGAACCGTACGCCTGGCCGTGCGGCAGATCTGAACGATGTCAACGAAAGTGCGACGGCGGCCAGCGCCGCGGCGGCCAGCGACCTGGTCGTCGTGTGCGTGCTCGACTACGCGGTGGTGACCGAGATTCTGGACAAGGTCGACGTGAGCGGCCGTACGATCGTCAACCTCACCAACGGAACACCGCGCCAGGCAAGGGAAACCGCGGCGCGCGTGGAGAAAGCCGGCGGCGTGTACGTCGACGGAGGCATCATGGCGATCCCGCCGATGATCGGCCAGCCGGCCGCGACCGTGCTCTACAGCGGCGACGCCGACGCGTACGACCGGCACGCCACGACGCTGAGCCTGCTCGGCCGGAGCCGGTTTCTCGGCACGGATCCGGGGGAGGCTGCGCTGGTCGACCTCGCTTTGCTCAGCGCGATGTATGGCATGTTCGGCGGCGTGTGGCACGCGTTCGCGTTGACCGCGAAGGCAAACCTGCCGCGACAGGAGTTCGCCGGGATGCTGGTGGAGTGGCTGACCGCCACGCACGCCATGGTGTCGCGGCCGCCCGACGCCGAGGTGGTAGCGAGCGCCGAGATGCAGCTGGCCGTCTATCCGAACCTGTTCGACGCCAGCCGCGACGAAGGCGTACGGCTCGACTTCGTCCGGCCGATGTACGAGATGATGAAGGAGGAAGTGGCGACCGGCCGGCCAATCGCGGAACTCCTTCGCAATGCGGATGAACAGACCTGA
- a CDS encoding winged helix-turn-helix transcriptional regulator, with product MLVKSRLPYHCGIDAAIDVIGGRWKVLILWALDSGTTLRFAQLRRALSGVSEKVLIQQLRELEADEVVHREVFREVPPRVEYSLTELGQSLNEALAPLGEWGRRHRAKIESNRQPV from the coding sequence GTGCTGGTGAAGAGCAGGCTGCCGTACCACTGCGGCATCGACGCCGCCATCGACGTGATCGGTGGCAGGTGGAAAGTGCTGATCCTGTGGGCTTTGGACAGCGGAACGACGTTGCGTTTCGCACAGCTGCGCCGCGCTTTGTCCGGCGTGTCGGAGAAGGTGCTCATCCAGCAGCTGCGTGAGCTGGAGGCCGACGAGGTGGTGCACCGCGAGGTCTTCCGCGAGGTGCCGCCGCGCGTCGAGTATTCGCTGACGGAGCTGGGACAGTCGCTCAACGAGGCACTCGCCCCGCTCGGCGAGTGGGGCCGCCGGCACCGCGCCAAGATCGAGAGCAACCGCCAGCCGGTCTGA
- a CDS encoding phytoene desaturase family protein, whose amino-acid sequence MTAVDAVVVGSGPNGLTAAVTLARAGLSVEVYEAADGIGGGARTEELTLPGFRHDPCSAVHPLGLGSPAFKNMPLAEHGLRWLQPDFALAHPFADRPAVLLDRGFRTTMPTLRRDGQRYRRLLRPFADNWDALADGILRAPLDGFPRHLPLLAGFGPPAALPVAALAKFFREPATRAMLAGLAGHAITPLTTPATGGVALMFAAAAHAGGWPIPAGGSQSISDALAGYLASLGGKIHTGTLVRSLEDLPSAKAYVLDVSPRDLARIGGRSLSRGYLAALRRYAYGPAVYKIDYALSEPVPWRDPACRRAGTVHIGPTLPDIAEALRLVQHGRPPRRPFLITSQPTVLDPSRAPDGKSVFWVYAHVPAGWPGDLTEAIERQIEDFAPGFRDIVLARSVRRPADVAAANRNYVNGDISCGAFSGTQLLLRPVPLPVPYATPDPRIFLCSAATPPGPGVHGMCGFHAARTALRRVFGA is encoded by the coding sequence ATGACAGCGGTCGACGCGGTCGTGGTCGGATCCGGTCCCAACGGTCTGACCGCGGCCGTCACGCTGGCGCGAGCCGGCCTGTCCGTCGAGGTTTACGAGGCGGCCGACGGCATCGGTGGCGGCGCGCGTACGGAGGAGCTGACCCTGCCGGGGTTCCGGCACGATCCGTGCTCTGCCGTACATCCGCTCGGTTTGGGCTCGCCGGCCTTCAAGAACATGCCGCTGGCCGAGCACGGGCTTCGTTGGTTGCAGCCGGATTTCGCGCTCGCGCACCCGTTCGCGGACCGGCCGGCGGTGCTGCTCGACCGCGGATTCCGGACGACGATGCCGACGTTGCGCCGCGATGGCCAGCGATATCGCCGGCTGCTCCGGCCGTTCGCCGACAACTGGGACGCGCTGGCCGACGGCATCCTTCGCGCGCCACTGGACGGTTTTCCGCGGCATCTGCCGTTGCTCGCCGGCTTCGGACCGCCGGCCGCGTTGCCGGTGGCGGCGTTGGCGAAGTTTTTCCGTGAGCCGGCAACGCGCGCGATGCTCGCCGGCCTCGCCGGACACGCGATCACGCCGCTGACCACGCCGGCGACCGGCGGTGTCGCGCTGATGTTCGCCGCCGCCGCGCATGCCGGCGGCTGGCCGATCCCGGCCGGTGGCTCACAGTCCATATCGGACGCCTTGGCGGGTTATCTGGCCTCGCTCGGTGGAAAAATCCACACCGGCACGCTCGTACGGTCGCTCGAGGACCTGCCCAGCGCCAAGGCGTACGTCCTGGACGTGTCGCCGCGCGACCTCGCGAGGATCGGCGGCCGGTCGTTGAGCCGCGGCTATTTGGCCGCACTGCGCCGATACGCGTACGGACCAGCCGTCTACAAGATCGACTACGCGCTGTCCGAACCGGTGCCGTGGCGCGATCCGGCCTGCCGGCGCGCCGGCACCGTCCACATCGGACCGACGCTGCCGGACATCGCCGAAGCGCTGCGGCTCGTCCAACACGGCAGGCCGCCGCGCCGGCCGTTCCTGATCACCTCGCAGCCGACCGTCCTCGATCCGAGCCGCGCGCCGGACGGAAAGAGCGTTTTCTGGGTCTACGCTCACGTACCGGCCGGTTGGCCAGGCGATCTGACCGAGGCGATCGAGCGGCAGATCGAGGATTTCGCACCTGGCTTTCGTGACATCGTGCTGGCTCGCTCGGTCCGCCGGCCGGCGGATGTGGCGGCGGCAAACCGCAACTATGTCAACGGAGACATTTCGTGCGGTGCATTCAGCGGCACGCAGCTGCTGCTGCGGCCGGTGCCGTTGCCGGTGCCGTACGCGACTCCCGATCCGCGGATTTTCCTTTGTTCGGCCGCGACCCCACCAGGGCCAGGCGTGCACGGCATGTGTGGATTTCACGCCGCACGCACGGCGTTGCGGCGCGTTTTCGGAGCCTGA